CTGTCGGGCAAAAGCCCTCGCGAGCAATAAGGCTTGTGTACTGCGAGGTTTTCCTGATTACCGCCGGCTCGCTCGCAGATCTGCTCACCTTCGGCGTCTGATAAGTATAAGCTCGCCTTGCACTAATGATCGCCGCAGAGTTTCGCCTCCGAAAAGGCCTTGTGTTTTGAATAGCTGGAGGCAGTGAACCTAAACTGTTACCTGTACCATTGCTCATTCCGCTTTTGCCTTATGCCGCTATATTTCCTAAAGCCACTTTTTCCTTTTGAATATGATTATTTGTGTTATCACCGCCGCAGCCAATATCAATATGAATATCCAGAAAGCCGATTCCGCTTCTGCCCCGGGAATTCCGGCAACATTAATACCCAGAAGTCCTGTCAGAAAGCTTAACGGCAGAAAAAGAGCAGCAACAAGTGAAAGTATATACATTCTGGAGTTCAACTGTTCTGATAGTTTGCCCGCAAGCTGTTCCTGAGCTACCGCTGCGCGGTCTCTGATGGAATCGAGGTCTTCGGTGTATCTGATTAGATTGTCGTTAGTTTCCCGCAGATGCCGGCGGTTGTTCTCGCTCAGCCAGTGGAAGCGGTCCGTTTGGAGTCTGGCCATGGCTTCTTTTTGCGGGTTCAGATATCTTCTGAGCATTATAGCTTCTCTTCTTATCTCTGAGAGATCTGTGCGGAGGTCATAGGATTCTGTTGCGATAAGCTGCTCTTCAAGATCGTCGAGGCCGTCTTCTATGTTCTGGACAGTACTCTCTATTCTTCCAATCAGGTGTTCGGCCAAATCGCTTATAAATTCTCCTGTGGTTTTCGGGCCTTTGTTATCGATGAAAGATTGTATTATATCGTTTTCAGAAAGCAGCTTTCTTTTTCGGGTGCTGATAATTCGATTCTCATCCACCCAAAGCCTTATTGCCACCATATCTTCAGGTTCAGAGTTTGGGCTCAAATTAACCCCTCTAAGCGCAATCAACGCCCCTTTATCTATAATCGAAACTCTCGGCCGGCTTTCTTCGGATAATAACGCCGATACTGTTGCCTCATCAAGCCCGCTTTTCTCGGCAAGCCATTTTTCAGGATCAGATGCGGTATAGTCCAAATGCAGCCAGCAGGGGCCTTGCTCTGGCAGCCATTTTTCAATTTC
This window of the Sedimentisphaera salicampi genome carries:
- a CDS encoding zinc transporter ZntB, whose translation is MAENGLIYFYIMDGDGSAQEGGWQEIEKWLPEQGPCWLHLDYTASDPEKWLAEKSGLDEATVSALLSEESRPRVSIIDKGALIALRGVNLSPNSEPEDMVAIRLWVDENRIISTRKRKLLSENDIIQSFIDNKGPKTTGEFISDLAEHLIGRIESTVQNIEDGLDDLEEQLIATESYDLRTDLSEIRREAIMLRRYLNPQKEAMARLQTDRFHWLSENNRRHLRETNDNLIRYTEDLDSIRDRAAVAQEQLAGKLSEQLNSRMYILSLVAALFLPLSFLTGLLGINVAGIPGAEAESAFWIFILILAAAVITQIIIFKRKKWL